From the Argentina anserina chromosome 3, drPotAnse1.1, whole genome shotgun sequence genome, the window AAAAGCCTTCATCAAACACcagttgaagtttccagccttactattcGTGCTAGATCTTCAGCACCACCTCTTCAGCAGGCCACTTCATCCCCATTTCCTCACCGAGGACCACCACCCggtttcgggaatcagccccgccctccttgctcttattgccatgataccAACCATGCTCGTTcaacctgttggaagttgtatccacaccttaggccccaaaggcctaattatcgtcctaaggcaaaagcagctattcaactGGTTCAGGAACCAGATatttatggtgtggttggacatgatcatcatacagcaggaggagcaacacccacaacatcaatagctgatcgtggtaagattggtatggctttacatatttctcactgtgctggttttgatacatgtattattgattctggtgcgtccgatcatatgacttatgacaaatcttattttagcatattatctcctccaccagtaccatatgttactaatgctaatggtgaagccttccccgtattaggaaaagggtctgttcgtattactctcacaatagagcttcacaatgtgttatatgtacctgctttatctcatcatttgatatctgtcccCATAATTGAACACTGAAGCTAAgcgctctgtgacattttttcccatgtatgtgatatttcagaatcttctcaccgggaagttaattggtcgggggtttCCTAcggggcaggttgtttcatctggatcagacatatgcgggggagaaaccaggggcacagtcccggatcgctttactctccacttctgataagctaagtgaagtttggttatggcatcgtcgcttggggcatcctccatttagtgttatgaaaaaatccatgcctactttgtttattggtgtggatgagtcagtttttcgttgtaaaaacatgtgttttgggcaagagtcatcggtctacttattcccctagtacttctaataaaagttttcttccttttgaattaattcattctgatgtttggggaccctcccaATAGTCTACTTTGTCgggaatgcggtattatgtgtcatttattgatgattgcacgcgtctttcatggattgttcttctaaaaaccaaaaatgaggTCTTTTCAGCTTtccaagccttctataccactgtcaaaacaaaatataatgccacaattaaaattctTCGTTCAGATAATGGGGgagaatatgtgaatcgtgtctttcaggagtttttTTACCGCACggggaattgttcatcaaacaacgtgtccttacacacctgagcagaatggagtttctgaaagaaaaaatcgtcatttacttgatatggctcggtgtattctctttagtgcccatatgcctaaatacctttggggtgatgttgtCGTCACTTCTgctcacctcattaatcgtcttccatctcgtgtccttgatggcaaagttccatatgaggtgcttgcatcccatgtttccttaccctcttttcataattttcccgcccgtgtttttggttgtgttgcttttgtccatctccctaaacatcagaggtctaagttggatgtccgggcagttaaatgtgtgtttgttggatacagaggacatcagaaagggtacaaatgctatcatccacctatcagaaagtattatgtcactatggatgttactttctttgaggacatgagctatttcacgtcttctgatactgctcttcagggggagatttattttgaagagctgtatcatggacatggggagacaagtcagccagaaaatatggtgacaAGTTCGGATGAGATTACtgatgtgtcagctacacatgcaCCTCCCAATGAGTCTggtatagtcactccagagattcaggtaccagaagctgacagcacaactgcccctcctgCCTCCTCTACtgttgtttatacccctgaccaacgttcccctggtacagaagatcactcacctgaggttagtcattctattggggctaatactagtgaagctaatagtagacaatatgtcttaccaactaggtctactcggggtcagccaacaaaaaaatatgaacctacccttcaggctaaagctaagtatcttgtggcaaattttatgtctactaaaagattgtctaagtcatatgaatcatttgtgaatcaaatttctgctgtatcaatacctaacaaagtgcaggatgcattgggagatccaaaatggaagaaagcaatggaggaagagatggaagcattacagaagaacaatacttgggagcttgtatctccaccacatgggaAGAATGCCGTAGGATATCGTTTGGTGTTTACAgtaaagcataatccagatgggtcagtgagccggtataaagcacgcccagtagcaaaagggttcacccaaacatatgacatagactatgatgagacatttgcacctgttgcaaagatgaacactattcgggtattgctctcttttgctgctacctTAAACTGGCcgcttagacagtttgatgttaagaatgcattccttcatggagaacttacagaggaagtgtatatggatATTTCTCATGGATATGTGGCAGCTTCTCcagataactttgtatgcagattgagaaagtctttgtatggtcttaaacaatctcctcgtgcttggtttggaagattctcacaattcatgaggaaaattggctacagacagagtaattcagaccacacattatttctcaaacaccaacaaggaaaagtaacagccctaattatatatgttgacgatatggtagttactggtaatgatactattgaggtggataaattacagaagcagctagccacataatttgagatgaaggacctaggtacactcaagtacttcttaagcattgaggtagccgggggaagtgatggtatatatctgtgtcagaggaagtacatcattgatctattaacagagacaggtatgttggattgcactccaattgatactcctattgagcaaaaccatcggttagcagagtacccagatcaggtgcctactgacaaaactcgttaccagaggctagttggacgcctgatttatttgtcacataccagaccagatcttgcgtatgcagtaagtgtagtgagtcagttcatgcataatcccagtatggatcacatggatgctgttgtgaggattttgaggtatttgaagtcagctccagggagaggagtagtgttttctaatcacaacaataccaTTGAGGTTTGCGGTTTCAcatatgcagactgggctggaaatattacagatcggaggtccacatcaggatactttacctttgttgggggtaatcttgttacatggaagagtaagaaacaaaaggtggtagctcgatctagtgctgaagcagaatacagaggtatggcccATGGAGTATGcgagttgttatggcttagaaatttgttacaagatttgggtgttaagcctaagtatgctatgcagctgtactgtgataACAAGGCAGctgttgatatttcacataatcctgtacaacatgatcgtacaaagcaTGTGGATGTtaatcgtcactttataaaagagaagctagatgctGAGATCATTAGCTTTCCTTTTGTGCCTTCGGTAgagcaacttgcagatatactcaaAAAAAGTGTGTCTAAGAAGgccttttatgactcacttagcaaatTAAGCATGGTCGatgtgtatgcaccaacttgagggggagtgttagcatGAGTCAAATATACACACCGGATCTCACCAACCAAATCTCTAAGCCGTAGTAATTGACAAATTATCTTTGGTTTCATACTTGTTAATTGGTAGCCTAGAATCCTATAAATACCCTGTAATTATTCATATCAATACATAAGTGATTTTAGCCTATTATACTGTATCATTTGCATATTAATTTATCATAGAACTATGATTAGCCAACACACCAAAGCTATAGTTTAGGGTCATGGTCATAATCATAATCACGGGGAGGATGCATGCACAACAATTGAAGACGATGAAACTAGCTTGGTACCAACTCCTCCAGTAAAGActaaaatatcaaaattaaCATAAATCTTCAAGGAGCTTACCTACATGTTAAGACCGACATGATTCAGTCCGTTGGAGTAATGAATTGATGCGGAAGCGCGCGCAACCATACCAATTCTCAGAGATACATTGGCATACTGATGCAGAGAACACCAAGCTAGTGATTGAGATCAATATCGACAAGCTAGAGAAAGGTCTCAAGAGCATCCAAGGAGTTCCAGATGTTCACTGCACGATACTGTCATGCCATGTCACCGCGGATCCTTCACTAGGCTCAAGTGAGATTAGTTATTTTAGTGAAACTGTGAAAGAACTTACAGAATACGTTATGTTAATGTACAGATCCAACAGTGATGTggaaattcaatttcaattcctGTCAAAGAATAAAAATCAGAAGCTTGCAATGAAGACTGAAGTATCTCTTTGAGTCATAGCTAGAATCTCTACACTGGCAATAtatgaaattaagaaaaatgaCGCTTCAATTCCAAAACTTATTCAAGGTGTTTATAGTTCCTCATTGTTAAACACTGCTGATGACAGAGACTTTCTCATATGAACCAGAAGTCTGTCTAAATCTTTTGGGAAGAATGCAACGGCCACCAAACCTCTGCTGCAAGAAAACAATGGCAGCAAACAGCAGACAACCACAAGGGATGATGATGTTCCAGGCAGTAGAGTAAAAGTCTGATGTCGATTTTGCATAATAGCAAAAGAAAGTAAAGATCCCTGGAGATGTGCGAGCCCTGTAAAGATCATATGCGTGCGGCAGCAGACGGATAATGGTCGACCCGATATAAAATGTACAGGAGAGAGATTTTTCTCCTGAATTGAAGAACAAGTTGAATAATAGCTGCGGAAGCAGGAAACCATCCAGGACTAAGCCACTGTAAGGCTTAAGGTTATCCCAGAGAGAGTATCGCTGATGAAAACGCGAATGGCCCCGTAATGGCCTGAATGAGATGTGATGACTATGGATCCACTGGTGTGCAAAACAAGAAATCAATGCACCAGCTATGTATAGTGGTAAAGTTGCACAAACAACCTTCATCTCACAGTCCCTCAAGAGCTCCTGACTTCTGTCACCTTGTCTTGAGGACCAAGTCAGCCGGAGAAGCCATAGCTGCAGCAGGAAAGCAACAAACATCATCGCACTAACAATTACTTCACTCACCTTAAGCCATTCACCAGTCACGAGAAACTTATCCTGCCAACTACTGTGGTTTGGCACAAACATTGCTTGAAAGTTGGACACAAGAGGAATCATGTGTCCCAGAATGAGAACAACAACCATCACAATAGAGATGAAGGGGAGTACATCAGGGTGTTTCTTGACATAATAGAGCTGCCATCCTACAAAGACACATGCAAGGGTGTTGGAAATCAGAACCATAAGATTCTCCAAGTCCATTCTTGAAATGGACTTTGCAGCTTGCCTTTCTGTAATGGTAAACGAGTATAACTCCTTAGGCTCAAAATAAAGAGGGTCTGACTTTGTCCTTGTGCTTTCAATACTTCCATTGACAGTTCTTGTTTCCCTAGCATCCAACGGAGGAAACTGGAGATTAATATTAATAGCACAGTCTAGCGTATCCTTTTCCATCAGTTCTTGATTTTTTGACAATACATGCCTACATGCTTTCATACATAGATAACCGTGATCTCTATAATATAGGCCTTCAGCAGATACTATTGTTGTGGAACCCTTATCAAAAAAATTGGGTCCATAATTGATTAAAACATAGCTCATATTCACCACAGTACTAGGGCTTTTATCCCAAATCCTGGCACGACTTTGATCACCATCCACAAACAATGGGAATACATTAACCCATCCAGACCTCAACGTTTTGTTTCTCACCGCCATTCCAAGTCTCATTTCCTCTGAATGCTCATCAGGGTATTTGTTTCCATTTCCTCTACTGGTTTTCTTTACATCACACATTTTCCTCACGGTGTCATACTCGGTGAATTCATATTTATAGCCTAAGACTCCTCCTCTAAACCGTACCGACACACTGTGATGAAACCCAATTTTACCAAAGTAACCAGAGTCATTCACTGTCCTGTTGCTCCAAATTTGCCCCACAATAGTAGACCTATTTCTTAAAGACAACCGTGCAGGGAACCTAATGCTGAGTCTAGTCGAACAATCTCCGACAACAGCATTAGTCAATGAATCCGTAAAATTCAAAATCCGGCATGCAACACCTAACACACGATTCTCCTTCTCGATCCATTCCCCCTCAGCAATCAAAGTTGTCCTAGGTTCAAAGGGAAAACTATACCCTCCATTATCGCTCGAGTTGAGGAACCCCAACAACATCTGCATCTTCCCATCTCCACACCGAGTCCTACCCGCAACAAGGAATGTAGGTACATATCCAACATCTCCCCCAACAGGACTGCCATAGCCACTCTCATATTCCAATTCATACTTTTCTAGTGTAACACCACCACCAAGCACCTTACATACACTGCGACTCGATTTACCCCTTTTCTCTAGAGGTAAACTATCCCTACCTAAACTCTCCCCTCTCTCATAACGAACCAAAGAGCCATTCATCCGACCCTTCCCAATGAACGTGGGCCGATAACCAGACTTCTGAGATAGACCAAGTATCGAAATAGGTTCAAAATAACCAGACACAGACTCCAAAGTCCCAGTCACCAAAATATCGAAAATGCTCATGTTTTTCGGATAACTAAGCTTCAGAACAACAACATTTGCAGACTCAGAACTACTACCTGGAACATCAATGGGCGAAACAGTTCCAACCATGCAAAGCTTTTCACGTGTATCTGAATAGTGTCCTTGAAGCTGAAACTCCCGACAGTGTTGTGGTCCTTCTGGAGGGGATCTGCTGGTTATGAGAACCAAGTAGCCGCTGAGGATTGAGCCGGCGTAATGGGCTTGAAAGCTGATCTGTTGGTGGAAATTCAAGGCGGTTCTGTCGGGCGTTTGAGAGAAAAGAGTGTCGCCGCCGGTGAAGTAGCCAGTGCCGAGGTCGGCGTGAAGAGGTTTTGAGTGGTGGGTGTGGGGAATGGGAACGAGGTTGTTGCAGTGGTGGGTGTATAAGGAGTGGAAATCGGAGGGGAGGGTTGAATGGGCTGTGGGGGTCGTggcgatgaagaagaagaagaggaggagtgGAGTAAAGAAGGAATCATGGGTCTTTGAATGAGcggaaaccctaaccctagatgaggatgaagaagaagaagaaatgggtTCCATGGGTGTGGAGTGGAGGGATCGGAAGAACCGTAGAGCTGAATGAGTCGACGCTGGTTTTCCTTATATGGGCGGGTATACCTTAATGGaatttataatatatttttaatttgaaaacaagttttagaaaataatatttggtGAGCTCCAAATTGGTAAAGGATCAGGTGGAATAGTTGGATGTATCATTTTGCAGATTTCTATAATTAACTTGGCTTTTTTGTTCATTCTTATTTGGGATGCAGAAAACTATTTATgctaaagaaagatacttttttttttcttcctttgcaTATACATTTCTTATTACAATCAAGGACTGAAATGAGCCATCAAGTCATCCACAAGGACTCGATAGA encodes:
- the LOC126785656 gene encoding uncharacterized protein LOC126785656 yields the protein MEPISSSSSSSSRVRVSAHSKTHDSFFTPLLLFFFFIATTPTAHSTLPSDFHSLYTHHCNNLVPIPHTHHSKPLHADLGTGYFTGGDTLFSQTPDRTALNFHQQISFQAHYAGSILSGYLVLITSRSPPEGPQHCREFQLQGHYSDTREKLCMVGTVSPIDVPGSSSESANVVVLKLSYPKNMSIFDILVTGTLESVSGYFEPISILGLSQKSGYRPTFIGKGRMNGSLVRYERGESLGRDSLPLEKRGKSSRSVCKVLGGGVTLEKYELEYESGYGSPVGGDVGYVPTFLVAGRTRCGDGKMQMLLGFLNSSDNGGYSFPFEPRTTLIAEGEWIEKENRVLGVACRILNFTDSLTNAVVGDCSTRLSIRFPARLSLRNRSTIVGQIWSNRTVNDSGYFGKIGFHHSVSVRFRGGVLGYKYEFTEYDTVRKMCDVKKTSRGNGNKYPDEHSEEMRLGMAVRNKTLRSGWVNVFPLFVDGDQSRARIWDKSPSTVVNMSYVLINYGPNFFDKGSTTIVSAEGLYYRDHGYLCMKACRHVLSKNQELMEKDTLDCAININLQFPPLDARETRTVNGSIESTRTKSDPLYFEPKELYSFTITERQAAKSISRMDLENLMVLISNTLACVFVGWQLYYVKKHPDVLPFISIVMVVVLILGHMIPLVSNFQAMFVPNHSSWQDKFLVTGEWLKVSEVIVSAMMFVAFLLQLWLLRLTWSSRQGDRSQELLRDCEMKVVCATLPLYIAGALISCFAHQWIHSHHISFRPLRGHSRFHQRYSLWDNLKPYSGLVLDGFLLPQLLFNLFFNSGEKSLSCTFYIGSTIIRLLPHAYDLYRARTSPGIFTFFCYYAKSTSDFYSTAWNIIIPCGCLLFAAIVFLQQRFGGRCILPKRFRQTSGSYEKVSVISSV